In Candidatus Sericytochromatia bacterium, the DNA window ACGGGCCGCGCTGGGTGAACTGCAGGGAGTGTTGGCAGGGCCTCCCGTCACCGTCGCACAGAGCGGTCTGAGTCAGGCGACTTTTGAGGGACTCGACCAAGACAGAGACGGTCGCCTCTCTCGCGGCGAGAAACTGCAGGTCTTCCAGGATGTGTGGCGCTCGATGTCAGCCATCGCGGCAGCCCGCAGGCCGGTTGAAGGGGTCGAAAGTCGTCCCTTACCGCTGGCCCCAGGAGATTATCAGGTGGCCCATCCACTGGCGTTCGCCCCTACCCAGGCCGATGTTTTCATCGATGCCGGGCAAATCCTCCCCGCCGTCTTCCAAACGATCCAGCAAGCCCAGAAATCGGTCTGGATGGACCTTTTCCTGCTCGGCGGCAACGAGGGGCGCAAATTGGCCGAGTTGCTCGTGAACAAGGGACGAGAAGGACTCGATATCCGCATTCTGCACGACCCCGGCTACGGACTGGCCGGCTCAGCCCACCAGCAGATCGTGCCCGTCGTCCGCTACCTGTTGGCCAACGGCATCTCGGTCAAGAGTTACCCGATCGGCTATCTCCCCCGGCGCGCGGGGCATCCCCTGGCCAACCGCTTCCAGATCGACCACAACAAGTTCGTGATCGTGGACCAGCGGGTGGCCATGCTGGGCACGATGAACCTGATAGACCTCGGGGTGATGAACCACGATGTCTATCTCCGGGTCACGGGTGCCGCCGCCGCCGAACTGGCGGGCATTCATGCGGCCACCTGGGGGCTGCGCGGAAGTCTGCCGCCCACCTTTCCTGCCGAACCGACCCCGAAGCCCAGCAAAACCCCCAAAACCCCTTCATTTTTTGGGCTCCTGGACGTGCCCGCAAACGTATCCAACGGACAGGCGCGCGTGACCAAGACAGACATCGATATCCAGGACACCAAGAAAGTCCTGATTGAAGCCATCCAGGGCGCCAAACGCAGCGTGCATGTGGCCATCTTTGAGTTTGGGGATGTGGAGGTGGCGCAGGCCTTGGTCGCAGCCTACAAACGCAACGTGGATGTGCGGGTACTGGCAGATAAGAACGCTAACTACCACAAGTACCTGGATGCCTTCAAAAGCTTGAAACTGTACGGCACTCCGAACCTGTTGACGGCCAATATCCTGAGAGATGCGGGAGTCCCCATCAAATGGTACGTGCCCCAGGTGGAAGACCAGGAGTTACATATGAAACTGGCGCTGATCGACGGAGAGCGGGCGCTGGTGGGCTCGACCAACTACACCTATCAGGCGTTCCGCACCTTCCGCGAAACCAACCTCGACCTGCTGAGTCCCTCGGTGTCCAGTGAACTGGAAGCCATGTTTGAGCGAGACTGGACCCAGCGAGGCACCCCAGTGGTCAAACCCGATTTCTATGAACGCTGCATCATCGCGGCCGTGAGGGCCTTCGACCGGTTCCACCTGAGTTGGTGGTGAACAGATTCAGCGCCTTGGCACGCCCGTGCGGTCTCGTCCCCTCAGCGGTCCGATGAGGCCGCCTCCAGCGCCGACTCCTGGGAAGTCTCCACCGCTTCCGGCCGGCGGCGAGTAACCCAGTAGCCCCCCAAGAGCACCATCGCCGTGGCCAGGAAAGCCAGGCCATAGTCCAGATAGGGTATTCCCGTCGCGATCAGCAAGGGGCCGACCTTCTTGTCGTGCACCACCATCTCGGCGGCCGTCCAGGCCAGCACCCCCGCCCCCACATAGGCCAACAAGGGCCAGCGGCGGAGCATGCCCGTCAGAATCTGACTGCCAAACAGCACGATCGGAATACTCAACGCCAGACCGAACAGCAACAGCGTGATGTTGCCGTGCGAAGCCCCGCCGACCGCCAAGATGTTGTCGAGGCTCATGACCACATCGGCGAGGATGATGATACGCACCGCTTCCCAGAAACTCTGGATCTCACCATGCCGCTCTTCAGCCTCTTCCTCCTCTGTCAGAAGTTTGAAGGCGATCCAGAACAGTACCAGGCCACCAATGGCCTGCAGGTAGGGCACCGC includes these proteins:
- a CDS encoding phosphatidylserine/phosphatidylglycerophosphate/cardiolipin synthase family protein; its protein translation is MPRTTRQVLSLALICGLLLAGCSHPSSPHRSLAPQAGGSPTGEMEAQRAALGELQGVLAGPPVTVAQSGLSQATFEGLDQDRDGRLSRGEKLQVFQDVWRSMSAIAAARRPVEGVESRPLPLAPGDYQVAHPLAFAPTQADVFIDAGQILPAVFQTIQQAQKSVWMDLFLLGGNEGRKLAELLVNKGREGLDIRILHDPGYGLAGSAHQQIVPVVRYLLANGISVKSYPIGYLPRRAGHPLANRFQIDHNKFVIVDQRVAMLGTMNLIDLGVMNHDVYLRVTGAAAAELAGIHAATWGLRGSLPPTFPAEPTPKPSKTPKTPSFFGLLDVPANVSNGQARVTKTDIDIQDTKKVLIEAIQGAKRSVHVAIFEFGDVEVAQALVAAYKRNVDVRVLADKNANYHKYLDAFKSLKLYGTPNLLTANILRDAGVPIKWYVPQVEDQELHMKLALIDGERALVGSTNYTYQAFRTFRETNLDLLSPSVSSELEAMFERDWTQRGTPVVKPDFYERCIIAAVRAFDRFHLSWW
- a CDS encoding TerC family protein; this translates as MLGLSLDGISLDAVLKIVVIDLVLSGDNAVVIAMAVKSLPPSIARRAAVIGAAGAVGLRVIFAALAAFLLAVPYLQAIGGLVLFWIAFKLLTEEEEAEERHGEIQSFWEAVRIIILADVVMSLDNILAVGGASHGNITLLLFGLALSIPIVLFGSQILTGMLRRWPLLAYVGAGVLAWTAAEMVVHDKKVGPLLIATGIPYLDYGLAFLATAMVLLGGYWVTRRRPEAVETSQESALEAASSDR